A single window of Lynx canadensis isolate LIC74 chromosome C2, mLynCan4.pri.v2, whole genome shotgun sequence DNA harbors:
- the RIPK4 gene encoding receptor-interacting serine/threonine-protein kinase 4 isoform X2 has product MGHLGPAFRCRKQNFGRLLRHHRAIRVRLEAGPRDFVIYKCRLPLVRARAALEHVSSDTFSSEPWSPWSLMPSKMCPVIQRTGSVGCLAESLCGLENGRTDVLHEKNILRIMVKVVKGHRPELPPVCRARPRACGNLVRLMQRCWHGEPRERPTFQEITSETEDLCEKPDGDVKETAQDLGAKQPLEPKSPKPVCSPLKRASAPTFDSNYSLSELLSQLDSGTSQTLAGPEELSRSCSESRLQSASSSKRLSGVSSVDSAFSSRGSLSLSFEREPSTGDLGTADVQKKKLVDAIVNGDTSRLMKILQPQDVDLVVDGGSSLLHVAVEAGQEECVKWLLLNNANPNLTDRKGSTPLHVAVEKRVRGVVELLLARKISVNAADEDRWTALHFAAQNGDEFSTRLLLEKSASANEADCEGRTPVHVACQHGQESIVRILLRRGGDVGLRGKDAWGPLHYAAWQGHLPVVKLLAKQPGVSVDAQTLDGRTPLHLAAQRGHYRVARVLIDLRADVNVCNLLSQTPLHVAAETGHTSTARLLLHRGASREAVTSEGCTALHLASRNGHLATVRLLVEEKADVLARGPRGQTALHLAAAGGHTEVVEELASADALDLSDAQGLSALHLAARGRHAKTVETLLRHGAHVNLQSLKFQGGPVPDPALLRRSKT; this is encoded by the exons atggggcacctggggcctGCGTTTCGGTGTAGAAAGCAGAATTTCGGAAGGCTCTTGCGTCATCACAGGGCGATACGGGTTCGCTTGGAGGCTGGCCCACGTGACTTCGTGATTTATAAGTGTCGCCTCCCTTTGGTGCGCGCACGGGCCGCTTTGGAACATGTCTCGTCAGATACTTTCTCCTCTGAACCCTGGTCGCCTTGGAGTTTGATGCCCAGCAAGATGTGCCCTGTGATACAACGCACAGGCTCTGTTGGGTGCCTCGCAGAGAGTCTCTGCGGCCTGGAAAACGGGAGAACAGACGTGCTCC ATGAGAAGAACATCCTGCGCATCATGGTGAAGGTGGTGAAGGGCCACCGCCCCGAGCTGCCGCCCGTGTGCAGAGCCCGGCCGCGGGCCTGTGGGAACCTCGTGCGCCTCATGCAGAGGTGCTGGCACGGGGAGCCGCGAGAACGGCCCACCTTCCAGG aaattaCGTCTGAAACCGAGGACCTGTGTGAGAAACCCGATGGTGATGTGAAGGAGACAGCTCAAGATCTGGGCGCGAAGCAGCCCCTAGAGCCCAAGAGCCCG AAGCCCGTGTGCTCGCCTCTCAAGCGGGCCTCCGCCCCGACCTTCGACAGCAACTACAGCCTCTCCGAGCTCCTGTCCCAGCTGGACTCGGGCACCTCGCAGACCCTCGCGGGCCCGGAGGAGCTCAGCCGCAGCTGCTCCGAATCCAGGCTGCAGTCGGCCAGCAGCAGCAAGAGGCTCTCGGGGGTGTCTTCCGTCGACTCTGCCTTCTCCTCCAGAGGGTCGCTGTCCTTGTCTTTCGAGCGGGAGCCTTCCACGGGCG ATCTCGGCACGGCAGACGTCCAGAAGAAGAAGCTCGTGGATGCCATCGTGAACGGGGACACCAGCAGGCTGATGAagatcctccagccccaggacGTCGACCTGGTCGTGGACGGCGGCTCCAGCCTGCTGCACGTGGCCGTGGAGGCCGGGCAGGAGGAGTGCGTCAAGTGGCTGCTGCTCAATAACGCCAACCCCAACCTGACCGACCGGAAGGGCTCCACCCCCCTCCACGTGGCCGTGGAGAAGAGGGTGCGGGGCGTCGTGGAGCTCCTGCTGGCCCGCAAGATCAGCGTCAACGCCGCGGACGAGGACCGCTGGACGGCCCTGCACTTTGCGGCCCAGAACGGGGACGAGTTCAGCACGCGGCTGCTGCTGGAGAAGAGCGCCTCCGCGAACGAGGCGGACTGCGAGGGCCGCACCCCCGTGCACGTGGCCTGCCAGCACGGCCAGGAGAGCATCGTGCGGATCCTGCTCCGCCGGGGCGGCGACGTGGGGCTGCGGGGCAAGGACGCCTGGGGGCCGCTGCACTACGCCGCCTGGCAGGGCCACCTGCCCGTCGTCAAGCTGCTGGCCAAGCAGCCGGGCGTGAGCGTGGACGCGCAGACGCTGGACGGGAGGACGCCGCTGCACCTGGCCGCCCAGCGGGGGCACTACCGCGTGGCCCGCGTGCTCATCGACCTGCGCGCGGACGTCAACGTCTGCAACCTGCTCTCGCAGACGCCCCTGCACGTGGCCGCGGAGACGGGGCACACGAGCACCGCCCGGCTGCTGCTGCACCGGGGCGCCAGCAGGGAGGCGGTGACCTCCGAGGGCTGCACCGCCTTGCACCTGGCGTCGCGGAACGGGCACCTGGCGACCGTCAGGCTGCTGGTGGAGGAGAAGGCCGACGTGCTGGCCCGGGGGCCCCGGGGCCAGACGGCCCTGCACCTGGCCGCCGCCGGCGGGCACACGGAGGTGGTGGAGGAGCTGGCCAGTGCCGACGCGCTCGACCTGTCCGACGCTCAGGGGCTCAGCGCGCTGCACCTGGCCGCCCGGGGCCGGCACGCCAAGACGGTGGAGACGCTGCTTCGACACGGGGCCCACGTCAACCTGCAGAGCCTCAAGTTCCAGGGCGGCCCCGTCCCCGACCCCGCGCTGCTCCGGCGGAGCAAGACCTAG